A genomic region of Manihot esculenta cultivar AM560-2 chromosome 15, M.esculenta_v8, whole genome shotgun sequence contains the following coding sequences:
- the LOC110601320 gene encoding NAD(P)H-quinone oxidoreductase subunit L, chloroplastic isoform X1 — protein MSCSFSFQITKALPCLPQPQCRKSPLCIQSKYKPIQSAKLDKQKVACISGKPEDYNDEKKFSLAVQLGALFAAVEQPALAVTGVNNEEDLTWVLIQWAIVAFFYFLVMPPIIMNWLRVRWYRRKLFEMYLQFMFIFIFFPGILLWAPFLNFRKFPRDPSLKYPWSTPENPSQIKNAYSKYPYATPEDYD, from the exons ATGAGCTGCTCTTTCAGCTTCCAAATCACCAAGGCTTTGCCTTGTCTCCCTCAGCCTCAGTGCAGAAAATCCCCTCTCTGTATTCAATCTAAATACAAACCGATCCAATCAGCCAAGCTTGATAAG CAGAAAGTTGCATGCATCAGTGGAAAGCCTGAAGACTACAATGATGAGAAGAAGTTCAGCTTGGCAGTTCAACTTGGTGCACTTTTTGCCGCT GTTGAGCAGCCAGCATTAGCAGTGACTGGAGTGAATAATGAGGAGGATTTGACATGGGTTTTGATCCAATGGGCAATTGTTGCCTTTTTCTATTTCCTCGTTATGCCA CCAATAATCATGAACTGGCTTAGGGTGAGATGGTACAGGAGAAAGCTTTTTGAGATGTACTTGCAGTTCATGtttatcttcattttctttccAGG GATACTACTTTGGGCACCATTTCTGAACTTCAGGAAATTTCCAAGAGATCCATCCTTGAAGTACCCATGGTCTACACCTGAAAATCCGTCACAAATAAAAAATGCGTATAGCAAGTATCCTTATGCTACGCCGGAGGATTATGACTGA
- the LOC110601320 gene encoding NAD(P)H-quinone oxidoreductase subunit L, chloroplastic isoform X2, with amino-acid sequence MSCSFSFQITKALPCLPQPQCRKSPLCIQSKYKPIQSAKLDKKVACISGKPEDYNDEKKFSLAVQLGALFAAVEQPALAVTGVNNEEDLTWVLIQWAIVAFFYFLVMPPIIMNWLRVRWYRRKLFEMYLQFMFIFIFFPGILLWAPFLNFRKFPRDPSLKYPWSTPENPSQIKNAYSKYPYATPEDYD; translated from the exons ATGAGCTGCTCTTTCAGCTTCCAAATCACCAAGGCTTTGCCTTGTCTCCCTCAGCCTCAGTGCAGAAAATCCCCTCTCTGTATTCAATCTAAATACAAACCGATCCAATCAGCCAAGCTTGATAAG AAAGTTGCATGCATCAGTGGAAAGCCTGAAGACTACAATGATGAGAAGAAGTTCAGCTTGGCAGTTCAACTTGGTGCACTTTTTGCCGCT GTTGAGCAGCCAGCATTAGCAGTGACTGGAGTGAATAATGAGGAGGATTTGACATGGGTTTTGATCCAATGGGCAATTGTTGCCTTTTTCTATTTCCTCGTTATGCCA CCAATAATCATGAACTGGCTTAGGGTGAGATGGTACAGGAGAAAGCTTTTTGAGATGTACTTGCAGTTCATGtttatcttcattttctttccAGG GATACTACTTTGGGCACCATTTCTGAACTTCAGGAAATTTCCAAGAGATCCATCCTTGAAGTACCCATGGTCTACACCTGAAAATCCGTCACAAATAAAAAATGCGTATAGCAAGTATCCTTATGCTACGCCGGAGGATTATGACTGA